DNA from Triticum aestivum cultivar Chinese Spring chromosome 7D, IWGSC CS RefSeq v2.1, whole genome shotgun sequence:
ataatccatggactcaacattagttataacgaactcacatacttattgcaaagatttattagttatcgaaacgaagtactacgcgcatgctcctagggggatagatttgtaggaaaagaccatcgctcgtccccgaccgccactcataaggaagacaatcaataaataaatcatgccccgacttcatcacataacggttcaccatacgtgcatgctacgggaatcacaaactttaacacaagtatctctcaaattcacaactactcactagcatgaatctaatatcaccatcttcgtatctcaaaacaatcataatgaatcaaactcctcatagtattcaatgcactttatatgagagtttttattatatccctcttggatgcctatcatattaggactaaattttaaaacccaagaaaattaccatgctgtttaagactctcaaaataatataagttaagcatgagagttcatctatttcttcaaaataaaaccaccatcgtgctctaaaaaggtataagtgaagcactagagcgaatgacaaactactccgaaagatataagtgaagatcaatgagtactcgaataattatgcaactatgtgaagactctctaacatttaagaatttcagatcttggtattttattcaaacaacaagcaaaacaaaagaaaataaaatgacgcttcaagcaaaacacatatcatgtggtgaataaaaatatagctccaagtaaagttaccgatgaacgaagacgaaagaggggatgccttccggggcatccccaagcttaggctcttggttgtccttgaatattaccttggggtgccttggacatccccaagattaggctatttccactccttattccatagtccatcgaatctttacccaaaacttgaaaacttcacaacacaaaactcaacagaaaactcgtaagctccgttagtataagaaaataaaccaccacttaggtactgttgtgaactcattctaaattaatattggtgtaatatctactgtattccaacttatctatggttcataccctccgatactactcatagattcatcaaaataagcaaacaacacaatgaaaatagaatctgtcaaaaacagaacagtctgtagtaatctgtatcattcgaatacttctgtaactccacaaattctgaaataaattggtgtacctaattaatttgtctattaatcatctgcaaaaagaatcaacctaaaatcactctccattaaaaaattgcagctaatctcgtgagcgcaaaagtttctattttttacagcaagatcgcaaagacttcacccaagtcttcccaaaggttctacttggcacaaacactaattaaaacataaaaatacatctaaacagaggctagatgaattatttattactggACTGGattaaaaagcaaagaacaaaataaaattgggttgcctcccaacaagcgctaatgtttaacgcccctagctaggcatgatgatttcaatgatgctcacataaaagataagaattgaaacataaagagagcatcatgaagaatgtgactagcacatttaagtctaacccacttcctatgcatagggattttgtgagcaaacaacttatgggaacaataatcaactagcataggaaggcagagCAAGCATAACTtaaagattttaagcacatagagaggaaacttggtattattgcaactcctacaagcatatattcctccttcaaaataattttcagtagcatcatgaatgaattcaacaatataactatcacataaaacagtattttcatgatgcacaagcatagaaattttattactctccacataagcaaatttcgtctcatgaatagtagtgggagcaaactcaacaaaataactatcatgtgaggcataatccaattgaaaactaaaatcacgatgacaagtttcatggttataattattctttatatcatacatgtcatcacaataatcatcattgaTAGCagctttattctcataatcaattggaacctcttccaaaatagtggaatcatcactaaataaagtcatgacctctccaaatccactttcacaattatcacaataagattcaacaccctccaaaatagtgggatcattacttcctaaagttgacactcttccaaacccactttcatcaatataatcatcataaataggaggcatgctatcatcataataaatttgctcatcaaaacttgggggactaaacatataatcttcatcaaacatagcatccccaagcttgtggctttgcatatcattagcatcatgggtattcaaagaattcatactaacaacattgcaatcatgctcatcattcacatattttatgccaagcattatatgtaattctttttctagtacttgagaacaattttcctttccatcattttcacgaaagatattaaaaagatgaagcatatgaggcacccttaattccattttttgtagttttcttttatagaataaactagtgataaaaacagaaacaaaaagattcgaatgcaagatctaaagatataccttcaagcactcacctccccggcaacggcgccagaaactgcttgatgtctactacacaaccttcttcttgtagacgttgttgggcctccaagtgcagaggtttgtaggatagtagcaaatttccatcaagtggatgacctaagatttatcaatccgtgggaggcgtaggatgaagatggtctctctcaagcaaccctgcaaccaaataacaaagagtctcttgtgtccccaacacacccaatacaatggtaaattgtataggtgcactagttcggcgaagagatggtgatacaagtgcaatatggatggtagatataggtttttgtaatctgaaattataaaaatagcaaggtaacaagtaataagagtgagcgtaaatggtattgcaatgctaggaaataaggcctagggttcatactttcactagtgcaagttctctcaacaataataacataattggatcatataactatccctcaacatgcaacaaagagtcactccaaagtcactaatagcggagaacaaacgaagagattattgtagggtacgaaaccacctcaaagttatcctttctgatcgatctattcaagagtccgtagtaaaataacacgaagctattctttccattcaatctatcatagagttcgtactagaataacaccttaagatataaatcaaccaaaaccctaatgtcacctacatactccaatgtcacctcaagtatccgcgggtatgattatacgatatgcatcacacaatcttagattcatctattcaaccaacacaaagaacttcaaagagtgccccaaagtttctaccggagagtcaagacgaaaacgtgtgccaacccctatgcataagttcacgaggtcacggaactcgcaagttgatcaccaaaacatacatcaagtggataacgtgatatcccattgtcaccacaaataagcacatgcaagacatacatcaagtgttctcaattccttaaagacttaatccgataagataacttcaaaggaaaaactcaatccattacaagagagtagagggggagaaatatcataagatccaactataatagcaaagctcacgatacatcaagatcgtgtcaaatcaagaacacgagagagagagagagatgaaacacatagctactggtacataccctcagccccgagggtgaactactccctcctcgtcatggagagcgccgggatgatgaagatggccaccagagagggattccccccctccggcagggtgccggaacgggtctagattgattttcggtggctatagaggcttgcggcggcggaactcccgatctaggttatgttctgggggttctgtatatataagaggttttggcgtcgggaacaagtcaggggggtctccgaggcggccacgaggtaggggggtagggcgcgccccccaccctcgtgtgtGCCTCGGGACTTTTCTGGctcatctccgatactccgtgggcttcttttggtccaaaaataatctccgtcaattttcaggtcaattggactccgtttggttttccttttctgtaaaactcaaaaacaaggaaaaaacaaaaactggcactgggctctaggttaataggttagtcccaaaaatcatataaaatagcatataaattcatataaaacatcctagatggataatataatagcatggaacaatcaaaaattatagatacgttggagacgtatcacgcggctAGGCTAGTGCGAGCGGCCGTGGCGGAGCTCGCGGGCGGGCTCGCGGTGGGGCAGGTCGTGGACCTCGGCAGCGAGGGCGCCGATGTCGGCCTCGCCACGCTGGAGTACATCCACGTGCACGAGACGACGCGGCTCCTGGAGGCCGCGGCGGTGGGCGGCGCCATCGTCGCCGGAGGAGACGACGAGGAGGTTGAGGGCgtccgccgcctccccgcaccGTCCGCCGTGGCCCCGCCCCTGGCCTGCACCCCGCACCCCGCCATGGCTGCCCGCCCTGCTGCGCCCGTGGGTGGGGAGAAGGAGAAGGGAAGAGAGAAGCACGTGGGTAGGCCCCGGAGGAAAAGTGAGGAGAGAGGGAGTGGGAGGCTGACGGCGGGCCCAattagtcctggccatgggcagcccggcctgAACGGCCCGACGCCgctcccgggccgggctcgggcctagattttgagcccgaagaccgggccgggccgggcccgggcccatcGTTTTCGCGTTTTCCTGAAGGACGGGCCGGGCCTGCccgaagcccgacgggcttttacgtgttcgggccgggctcgggcctagaaaACAGGCCCGactgccgggccgggccgggcttgggcctgggttttttgcgtcgggcttggctaggcccggcccggcccgaggtatggccaggtataggCCCAATGGCATGCAAAGCAGTCTCTCTCCTCCCCTAGCTGCCCCCGAGGATCCTGGGTTTGGGGTGGAATCGCCGGCCACACTTTTGCCCAATTCCGGCGATAATTGAGGTCGTGGGGGCGCGAGTGGGTCTTATTTTGGCCGTCGGCGACGAAAAAGTGCTCTTGGGGGCCTTCGTGGGgggacggctggagatgctcttagatttGCATGTCTCTTATCCCGACCCCCAACAATATTTAACTTCAAGGTATTCTAGGCATCCATATACCCTGCTCATACAGACTTGCTAAGTCTCACTCGACTAGACTTCGTTAAGCCTCAGTCAATACTATATCCATAAGATTTTACAAATAAATCTTTGCAaattttttctttaatttttttttcCACATGTTTTGTGAgttgactgagacttggttaaatcttaatcgactgagacctagccacgCCCCTGCTCATAACTAAACCAGATCACATACCGGCGAATACAACTACCGTACTTTACCGGATCATGCAGGGAGCAAGGAGCAACTGCCGGCGAGCATCATATCCACGTCAGCACGTGTCACTTCAGCTTGCGTCCTTGAGCGCGTATGTGAAAAGACAGTGAGGTGGAGCCCGACGGCATTGTCGCCGAATCAAAGAACAGCGTAAGGAAAATACActaaaaagtttttctttttcttttttttcactaAAAAGTTAGAGCATGACATCCGTGTGGTGATGGCCCAACGATTCTCCGACCTTCGTTATCAGCAAAAGAGGCAGGTTCAAATGGTCAAAGATGCAGTCACGTTTCACCAACCAGGACACCGCTCTCTCTCGTATTTTATGTCCCGGCAGGAAAGACTTGCAGCACAATGCTGGTCActatggttaataatacagccagctgctggctataagccagtgccatgtcatttaCAGCTTATTTTATAGTCAACAtctacaatagtagatcaaaagaatGTACTATTTTTTTATTATATGACTCACCTTTCATTTTTataaagtgcctaggagcacgtgctagagctagcTCTTCACGAAGAGTCCGCTTATCTtgtctctcctcttctctttcctctaactaagcagaaatatactagtttaatcTTTATAGCCCattgactcagctctattgtacttgctcttagccGCCAGTAACTGCAATCGTTTCCTGTTGTTTTGGTGCATGTCGAATTAAGAACAACCGTATGCTTAATTATCCTCTGAGATTGAGTAGGACCAAGTAACAATCGTCTTCGTAGTTATAGTATTCTGGAGGACGTACGTAAGTACttcttccgtcccataatatatactccctctgtttctttttatttcgtatataaaatttggtcaaagtcaaactgcacaaagtttgaccaaatttatataaaaaaatatgacatctacaatactaaaactatatagtatgaacatacgtttcatggtgcatatgataatattgatttcatattgtgaatgtttatattttttaatgtaaaattagtcaaactctacaaagattgactttgaccaaaccttatatgccgactaaaaaaaataaagagagtaAAAAAGAACATTTTTTTACAGCATTTCCACACACGCACATTTGGAGTACGCTTCTCTCGACATTTGACAGGACCAACAAAATGACAGTTAGGCGTACAACGTACGTATACTCTGCCTTTGTCTACCAAACAAGCTCCGTCAACCACCGGACAGGCTCCaatcctagctagctagctagttactGTAATAACTCAGTGGACACAGGGCTGAAGCAACCGATTGTCATAGGAGAGACGTGTGAAAAGTCGGGAGTGTTTCGTCTGGCGTACTACGTGCAGGGGTGCCGGCCGTGGTAGGGAGGGGTTGGTGCAACGAATTGACCTGCTGCTGCCACCTCGTATCCTATCCTAGCCTAGCCATGCATGCACTCGTGCGGCCCCATCACGTTCGTTAGATCGATCAGCTAGCGCCTCGCGGTGCACAACGGGCGAAGCATGGATCATACTAGTATCGCGTGGATTGTGGAGCAGGTGGTGCTGTGACATCTAAAATACTCTGTCCATCCGCACGCGcgtgaagatgaaggccatcgctAGCATTGTAGAAATACGCACGCGCAACAAAAGCCACTAGACTGTGGGTCGATTAGCCAGTCAATGTCGTTCGTATGAGTGTTTGGTCGGATACTGCATGGTGGTAGGTACATGCGCTTCCGGGTTGTTTCCGTATGTATGGGAAGTGAGGATTAGTCAATGCAAACGGACTTATCCTCGCTCTCTTTGCATGTTTTTTATTCCTGGGTTCGCAGGATTCTAAAGAAATGAGGGACAGAAAAAAATATAAGAATGGAAGGAGATGCTACGTTGAACCCTACATGAACTGaaaacacaagaatcaacaatagaagGTGTTTGGGGTGAGTTCTCGGTGAGCTCGGCGTATGAGGCACTATGCCGGTCGCGCATCATCCCCTGGCTTTCTCCTCTGTAGAAGGCACCGTTGCCTTTGAAGATTAAGATTTTTGTGTGGCAACTACAACGAGATCGCATCCCCTCGGGGACCGAGGTGTTTAAGCGGCATGGCCCGGATGATGGCATTTACCCCCTTTGTGCGGTCTCGAAAACCAGGACCCACATCCTATTCTCGTGCACATCAGCACGGGTCCTCTGGATTTTCGTCCATGAGGCACTCGGCCGGACTGGGAGGCCTTGAACTTTGCGGGGTTCCTTCAGGCCATAGCTACCTAGCCTAGGTGGCATCGCCGCTTATTCTAACTCATCTTTGCGGTGATATCGTGGACGACATGTAATAAAATGGTGATTGAGCGGACCTTTCCTTGTTTTTCCGCAGCATTGACACCTGCTCTCTAGGCAGCGCGACCGGGATCAGCTCGGGCTCATGCTGGCTGCGCTTCTGACTACCGCGCGCCGTTTATCTTCTTCGTAGGGCCACATGTTGGTCGCCGCTcgattgttttttttttcttcttatgcTTTTTTTGGGCGTGATTGTGTTGTTGCCTCAGCCGTCGTATTTGCTATGGTGTTTGGATGTTTTTTATGGCGTTTGGATATTTGTTGTACGGATgcttgctttatttataaagcgggacgGAAGGCCATTCCGAGAAGCACATGAAAAATACAGGAACTTTCTTGTGGTATTACGAAAAATACAAAAACTTTTCCTATAGTATTGGTTATCATATCATAGTcttagagagagggggggggggggggtgccaacGCGAAACtacaaaataaagaaaaagaagtGGAATCCTCGCATGGAATTCCTTCAACCATGCATGTGCTTCCACTGATTAACACTTTACTTACTGACGATACGGTTTTTAAGGTGCGCAAGCGTGAAGAAAGATATGCTTAAGTTGGATTTTCATACATTGGGGCCTGTTCTACCCATTATATGTACTAAGCTTTGTTAAACAGTCGAGCTTAGTTTcggcaaaaattgcagtggcggcTCAAGTTATCTCTTAAGATTAAAAGTTCTTCTTTGATATTTATGTCACCGTGTTATCTATAGGTTAACGAAAGATATTTAATTAAGCTACATGCTTGTTTAATTAAAATAACTACGTGGGGGACTGTACAGAAGGTACATTCATCACTTATTTCTTGAGTGTGTCATGGCATAGGTTTGCTTGTTTGATCATTGTCTTTTATTTACTACCGACCCCTACTGGATGTTGTCATGGGCTTTGCTAGAGCGGTTGGGCTAACACAAAGAAGCCAGTAGAGTTTGTGGCAAGAAGTTGGAGTGGCTTACTTTAGTCGTTCATTTTCTTTTTTGTGAACTGTAGCTGTTGATCCACTCCCCCTCAAAGTAGATATTGTAGTAGCACACACCTTTCATCCTTCCTTTTCCCCCTTTTGCCAGAAGGACATCTTTCATTCCTTACTAGTAGATCCAGTAAATCACATACAACAAGTACTATAATTTTTTTGCATGGAAATTACGTACAAATTGTTGGACAGTATTAGATCCACACGTGATACGTTAGGACGTTTTGTATATGCGGCTGCACCAGGACGAGTACGCACGTGGGCAGGTGGTCGATCGCGCGCAGCTTACATCTCGGCGGTGAGGCCTTCCACCTCGAGCTGGAACTTCTCCATGGCATCCTTGGGCAGGCTGATGGGCACCACGGTGCCCTCCTCCCCCTTGCCGTTCTTGGACCTGGAGAAGTAGTTGGTCACGCCGGGGATCGGCCCCTCGCCGCCCTTGGCCGGCCCGCCGTACACCGCCTCGCCCCACCCGAAGTCCACGCTCTTGAACCCGGCGTGGCTCACGTCCGACACGATGTACGTCCGGGACAACGCGAACAGTGGCCGCCCCCGGAGCACCATCAGGTCCGCCACCGACAGCAGGTAGTCGTACGTCACGGCCGACTTGGCCTTCTTCACCAGCTCCAGCGCGTACCCCAGCCCGCCGGCGCACAGCTCCCCGGCCGTGGTCGCCGCCACGGAGTAGGCGAACGCGTTCCCGTAGAAGCCCTCCGGGAGCGGCACGTCGCGGCGGCCGCGCGCGTTCACGATGAAGGACAGCCGCACCTCCTCGTCGGCGCCGTACCCGAGCGCCGCCGTGCGGCCGAGCCAGATGCACGCCGCCACCAGCTCGAACCGGGAGCTCCTGCTCATGTGCGGCGGCGCGCGCTGCCGCAGCCCGGCGATCTCACGAGGCCCGAAGAAGAAGGGCACGCGCGCGATGTCGCCCGGGGGAGTCGTCAGCATCCGGTCGACCGCCCCGCCCGCCGGCTCGCTGTACTCCAGGTGCGGGTACGACGGCTGCGGCGGCTGCCTCGCCATGAACATCTCCCTGCCCCATGACGGCGTGATCGACGGTGCGGCGGCGCCGCACGCCAGCTCGCAGACGGCCTTCTCGAACTGCATCCCGCCCGGCGCGTCCACCACGCAGTGGCAGAACCGCTGCCCGAAGATGAAGCCTCCACACTTGAGCCTCGTCACCTGCACGACGTCCAAACAACATCATTAAAAACGACAAAGAAACAACTCGTGAATCGGTCTCACGTGACAGGGACACGTGCAG
Protein-coding regions in this window:
- the LOC123169258 gene encoding benzyl alcohol O-benzoyltransferase, which translates into the protein MALSLLPAFTVRRGEPVLVAPAEQTPRETKTLSDIDDGEGMRFYSSGIHLYRANPDKQGVDPAAVIREALARALVPYYPLAGRLREETGRKLVVDCEAQGVMFVEADVDLTAADFGDVQNPPFPCFEQFILESTTVAGVEPVIDRPLLYIQVTRLKCGGFIFGQRFCHCVVDAPGGMQFEKAVCELACGAAAPSITPSWGREMFMARQPPQPSYPHLEYSEPAGGAVDRMLTTPPGDIARVPFFFGPREIAGLRQRAPPHMSRSSRFELVAACIWLGRTAALGYGADEEVRLSFIVNARGRRDVPLPEGFYGNAFAYSVAATTAGELCAGGLGYALELVKKAKSAVTYDYLLSVADLMVLRGRPLFALSRTYIVSDVSHAGFKSVDFGWGEAVYGGPAKGGEGPIPGVTNYFSRSKNGKGEEGTVVPISLPKDAMEKFQLEVEGLTAEM
- the LOC123171221 gene encoding geranylgeranyl pyrophosphate synthase, chloroplastic-like gives rise to the protein HHSLLAGGKRVRPMLALAMCELVGDDEVATEPVACAVEMVHAMSLVHDDLPCMDDDDLWRGCPTNHVAVGVSTALLAGDALLALAFEHLAWNTLETYHAARLVRAAVAELAGGLAVGQVVDLGSEGADVGLATLEYIHVHETTRLLEAAAVGGAIVAGGDDEEVEGVRRLPAPSAVAPPLACTPHPAMAARPAAPVGGEKEKGREKHVGRPRRKSEERGSGRLTAGPISPGHGQPGLNGPTPLPGRARA